From Verrucomicrobiia bacterium, the proteins below share one genomic window:
- a CDS encoding efflux RND transporter permease subunit, with protein sequence MEQLAATCIRRPVFAAMLILALVVVGSTSYLKLGVDRLPSVDLPTVRVSTVLPGASPAEVEAQISRPIEEVVNTVAGISELRSISGQGSSIVVVTFELDQNIETAAQDVRDRVATVTRRLPREALAPVVSKFDNDQSPIMTLSLAGNRSLRELTELADKVVKVQIERASGVGGVQIEGQATRAVNLWIEADRLAAYGLPVTVVRDALNRQNVDIPGGNVTADVRERALRTLGRFTEASQFDDLVVATRDGHAVRLRDIGRAEDGVKEQRSITRLNGEPAVILEVRRQSGANTVAVIEAVKERLPGLEAQLPSDVRFEVIRDQSRYIYQALHEIQVHLVLGSILASIVVLVFMRNWRSTLIAAVAIPTSVIATFGMMWALDFTLNSVTMLALVLMVGIVIDDAIVVLENIFRFIEEKGMSPFDAAREATSEIALAVMATTFSLVVIFVPVSFMSSISGRFLFQFGITAAVAVLVSLLVSFTLTPMMSARLLRRTDGGTGHEARSRKGFYASLEAKYLSLLRWAMRHRGWVALSAVGVVLTSIPLYRMVPQEYIPTDIDEGEFEVRVTAPEGTAMVSMDAAMRELEDVVRRTDGVELVLATTGGGFLGSINNGRMYVRLVPFEERRFTLTRLLRETVRLRPWRAFEGTRTQAAVMREVRQRLRRPGLRASVSNIASFNFGGSRWDIDFAFLGPELEKLSEYAEALRARSEELGLQDADTTLKLDKPEVRVAIDRDRASALNVATADIADALRLMVGGDNEVSRFRDLRMNEDYDVTLRLTAPDRDGVEPISRLFVPDRSGGLVRLDNVVRLETVETASRIDRLDRQRQVSLRSGIAPGYALADRLEALRQAAAEMNLPPGYSTRVAGRGRELERTFNEFLWAFLLSVIFMYMILAAQYESLVHPFTILLSLPLSVPFALFSLWVTNSTLNLYSALGLLVLFGVVKKNAILQIDHMNTLRRMGRERLEAILEGNRDRLRPILMTTLSLVGGMLPLALGTGPGADERRSIAIVVIGGQSLALLLTLLVTPVAYSWLDDLGQWVRGRTRRLAPTPPLTGPVYGK encoded by the coding sequence ATGGAACAACTGGCGGCCACCTGCATCCGACGCCCGGTCTTCGCGGCGATGCTGATTCTCGCGCTGGTGGTGGTGGGGAGCACCAGTTACCTGAAGCTCGGCGTGGACCGGCTTCCGTCGGTGGATCTGCCGACGGTCCGGGTGAGTACGGTGCTGCCCGGAGCGTCGCCGGCGGAGGTGGAGGCACAGATTTCCCGGCCGATCGAGGAGGTGGTGAACACGGTGGCGGGGATCAGCGAACTCCGTTCGATCTCGGGCCAGGGCAGTTCGATCGTGGTCGTCACGTTCGAGCTGGACCAGAACATCGAGACGGCGGCGCAGGATGTGCGGGACCGGGTGGCGACGGTGACGCGGAGGCTGCCGCGTGAGGCGCTGGCGCCGGTGGTGTCGAAGTTCGACAACGACCAGTCGCCGATCATGACGTTGTCGCTGGCGGGGAATCGGTCGTTGCGGGAATTGACGGAGCTGGCGGACAAGGTGGTGAAGGTGCAGATCGAGCGGGCGAGCGGGGTGGGCGGGGTGCAGATCGAGGGCCAGGCCACGCGGGCGGTGAACCTGTGGATCGAGGCGGACCGGCTGGCGGCCTACGGCTTGCCGGTGACCGTGGTGCGGGATGCCTTGAACCGGCAGAACGTGGACATCCCCGGGGGGAACGTGACAGCCGACGTGCGGGAACGGGCGCTGCGGACGCTGGGGCGTTTCACGGAGGCGTCGCAGTTCGATGACCTGGTGGTGGCCACGCGGGATGGACATGCGGTGCGGCTTCGGGACATCGGGCGGGCGGAGGACGGCGTCAAGGAACAGCGTTCGATCACGCGGTTGAACGGGGAACCGGCGGTGATTCTCGAGGTGCGCCGCCAGTCGGGGGCCAACACGGTGGCCGTGATCGAGGCGGTGAAGGAGCGGTTGCCGGGACTGGAGGCGCAACTGCCCTCGGACGTGCGGTTCGAGGTGATCCGGGACCAGTCGCGGTACATCTACCAGGCGCTGCACGAGATCCAGGTGCACCTGGTGCTGGGAAGCATCCTGGCCTCGATCGTGGTGCTGGTGTTCATGCGGAACTGGCGCTCGACGCTCATCGCGGCGGTGGCCATTCCAACCTCGGTCATTGCCACCTTCGGGATGATGTGGGCGCTGGATTTCACGTTGAACAGCGTGACCATGCTGGCGCTGGTGCTGATGGTGGGGATCGTCATCGACGATGCGATCGTGGTGCTGGAGAACATCTTCCGGTTCATCGAGGAGAAGGGGATGTCGCCCTTCGACGCGGCGCGGGAGGCGACGTCGGAGATCGCGCTGGCGGTGATGGCCACGACCTTCAGCCTGGTGGTCATCTTCGTGCCGGTGTCGTTCATGTCGAGCATCTCGGGCCGCTTCCTCTTCCAGTTCGGCATCACGGCGGCGGTGGCGGTGCTGGTGAGCCTGCTGGTGTCGTTCACCCTCACGCCGATGATGAGCGCCCGGCTGCTGCGGCGGACGGATGGCGGTACGGGCCACGAGGCGCGGTCGCGGAAGGGATTCTATGCCTCGCTCGAAGCCAAGTACCTGAGCCTGTTGCGGTGGGCCATGCGGCACCGGGGCTGGGTGGCGCTGAGCGCGGTGGGCGTGGTGCTGACCTCGATCCCGCTCTACCGGATGGTGCCGCAGGAGTACATCCCGACGGACATCGACGAGGGGGAGTTCGAGGTCCGGGTGACAGCGCCGGAGGGTACGGCGATGGTGTCCATGGATGCGGCGATGCGGGAGCTTGAGGACGTGGTACGGCGCACGGACGGTGTGGAACTGGTGCTGGCCACCACCGGGGGCGGGTTTCTCGGCAGCATCAACAACGGGCGGATGTATGTCCGGCTGGTGCCGTTCGAGGAACGTCGTTTCACCCTGACCCGGCTGCTGCGCGAGACGGTGCGGTTGCGTCCGTGGCGGGCCTTCGAAGGGACCCGGACCCAGGCGGCGGTGATGCGCGAGGTGCGGCAGCGGCTGCGGAGGCCGGGCCTGCGGGCGTCGGTGAGCAACATCGCCTCGTTCAACTTCGGGGGGTCGCGGTGGGACATCGACTTCGCGTTCCTGGGTCCGGAGCTGGAGAAGTTGTCGGAGTACGCGGAGGCGTTGCGGGCGCGCTCGGAGGAACTCGGGCTCCAGGATGCGGACACCACGCTGAAACTCGACAAGCCCGAAGTGCGGGTGGCGATCGACCGCGACCGCGCCTCGGCGTTGAATGTGGCCACGGCCGACATCGCGGATGCGCTGCGGCTCATGGTCGGGGGCGACAATGAGGTCTCGCGGTTTCGGGATCTCAGGATGAACGAGGATTACGATGTGACGTTGCGGCTGACCGCTCCGGATCGCGATGGGGTGGAACCGATCTCGCGGCTCTTCGTGCCGGACCGCAGCGGGGGCCTGGTGCGGCTGGACAACGTGGTGCGTCTGGAGACGGTCGAGACGGCGTCGCGGATCGACCGGCTGGACCGGCAACGGCAGGTAAGCCTGCGGTCGGGCATCGCACCAGGCTACGCGCTGGCGGACCGGCTTGAGGCGCTGCGCCAGGCGGCGGCGGAGATGAACCTGCCGCCCGGTTACTCGACGCGGGTGGCGGGGCGCGGACGGGAACTGGAGCGGACCTTCAATGAGTTTCTGTGGGCGTTCCTGCTCTCGGTGATCTTCATGTACATGATCCTGGCGGCGCAGTACGAGAGTCTGGTCCATCCGTTCACCATCCTGCTTTCGCTGCCGTTGTCGGTGCCCTTCGCGCTGTTCTCGTTATGGGTCACGAACAGCACACTCAACCTCTATTCCGCACTGGGGCTGCTGGTGCTGTTCGGGGTGGTGAAGAAGAACGCCATTCTGCAGATCGACCACATGAACACCCTGCGCCGCATGGGGCGCGAACGGCTGGAGGCGATCCTCGAGGGGAATCGGGACCGGTTGCGCCCCATCCTGATGACCACCCTGTCGCTGGTGGGCGGCATGCTGCCTCTGGCGTTGGGCACGGGACCGGGCGCGGATGAACGCCGGTCGATCGCGATCGTGGTGATCGGGGGCCAGTCGCTGGCGCTGCTCCTGACGCTGCTGGTGACTCCGGTGGCCTACTCGTGGCTGGACGACCTCGGCCAATGGGTCCGGGGACGCACCCGGCGTCTCGCCCCCACCCCCCCGTTGACGGGGCCCGTGTATGGAAAATGA